From the genome of Acidobacteriota bacterium:
ATTTTCTGTAATATTTAGCATTTTGTTTTCCTCAATTAGCAAAAATCAATTTGATTATTATCGTTTTCGTAAACGTCCGATGTGCCAAACGTCCAGGCGGCATTCTGTAACTTGTCGCCTATTGAATTTAACCCACGGTCGAAAAATCCGGCGCCGTGTCCGTTTCGGGAAAACCAAAAATCTATTCCGAAACTATCCCAGGAAAACGCGCGATTTTGTTCGCTCAATTCGTTTTCCAATTCCGTAAGCAAACCAGCGGCCGCGCAATAACTGAGGAAATCCGCGCATGTTGACATTGCGTCAAATTCCGCTTTGTCGCTGAATTGGCAATCCGTAGAAGGTTGATCGCTTTCGCCCAATTCCGTAAACTCCACGGCGCTCATATATCCGCGGTAAACGGCGTTTAGGGTATCAATATTTTTTAACATGCTATTTCTCCATTCTCAAAAAATTCATATTCATTAGATAAAATGCTTTCTTCTATTGTTTCGTCTGAATTTATATATTCATATTCTTGTTCAAGGCGTTTATATATCCAGCGTGCAAATTCGCGCATTTCGTCTAATATTTCTTCGGAAATATCATCCTTGACTCTTTCTCCGAAACGGTCGAAAACATCCGCGCGCATTGTGTATTTGTGGTAATAACGGCCGGACGTTGAAATGTTCGCGCGCAATCCGTAGAAATTACGGCGTTGAATTTCTTGCAAGCGTTTGGCGATGTTTATTAGTGTGGCGTCATTTCCGCTTTCATACGCAACAGCGGCCGCGGCACCCTTTTTATATCTGTAGTCGCCTTCAAAACTTGCGCCGTCGCCTTGTGAAGAAAACCCGGAAAAATAGATTTTTGGCGTTTTTCCTGTAAATCCGTTTGAATTTCGCCAGGCGCGCGCGTCAACTGTAATACCGATTATTGACGCCATGTTTACCGCGTCGTCTATAACGTAAGAATAATCGGTTTCGTCTAAACATCCGCGGTACCATTCGCGCGCGTTTTTCTT
Proteins encoded in this window:
- a CDS encoding antitoxin of toxin-antitoxin stability system; amino-acid sequence: MRTIEKTVYQFSELSDDAKKNAREWYRGCLDETDYSYVIDDAVNMASIIGITVDARAWRNSNGFTGKTPKIYFSGFSSQGDGASFEGDYRYKKGAAAAVAYESGNDATLINIAKRLQEIQRRNFYGLRANISTSGRYYHKYTMRADVFDRFGERVKDDISEEILDEMREFARWIYKRLEQEYEYINSDETIEESILSNEYEFFENGEIAC